ACCCTAAAAAGATTTTTTAAGGAAAAAAACAGAGTAAAACTGGAACCCGCCAATGCCCAAATGCAACCTATTTATGTTACAGAAGTTACAATCCAAGGCATTGTAAGAGCGGTGATAAGGAAATACTAATTTATCTCAAAACTCAAATGTCAAATCTCAAAACCAAAGCTAAAATCTCAAATCTAAAAAATAGCCCCGAAGATTTATTTCTTTAGTTTTGACCTTTGAGTTGTGGCTTTGACTTTTGAGTTTTGCGTTTTGAGATACTTCTTATCCCCTTCGGGTAAAATTAACGATCTTACTTACCATATCTTTAACAAACAAAAAAAGCTGTTTCCTCTGCTTTTTATCTTTCAAAATATGATAAAACCCGGGAGCCACGGATGCTATAATTATCCCTAAAACAATAGGCAGTAAATATCTATCCACATTGGGAATGGTATTGCCCAACCAAAACCCCGCAAAACTAATTCCCACCGCCCAAAAAAAGCCTCCAAATACATTGTAGGATAGGAATGTTTTATAATGCATATCTCCTATTCCCGCTATAATTGGCGCAAAAGTTCTAATTATAGGAATAAAACGGGCTAAAATAATGGTCTTTTTTCCGTGTTTCTCATAAAAATTTTCAGCCTTTTCTAAATTCTCTTTCTTAAACAAAAAACTGTCGGGTCTTTTAAACAATTTTCTCCCCACCTTTTTACCAAACTCATATCCAACACTATCTCCTAAAACAGCAAAAATAAAAGCTCCCAAAGCTAAAATTTTTATATCAAAAATACCTTGAGAAGCTAAAAACCCCGCGGTAAATAAAAGGCTGTCTCCGGGAAGGAAAAACCCTATAAAAAGTCCTGATTCGGCAAAAACTATAGAAAATATGCCTAAATACCCAATTGCCGGAAGTATTTCCTTTAAATCCATACCAAAGAGTTTACCAATATGCTAAACTTAAAACAACCTTCAAAATATGAAAAGTTTTGATAAGAAGTATTTTAAACAAATATACAAAGCGGCGTGGGAATCTATTATTCATCCCGGAAAATCGGTAAAACCCTTGCCAAAAAGCGAATCGGAAAAATACCCCCAAATATATGTGTTTAGACACGGGGAAACTTTTGATAACAAAAATAGGATACATTCCGGTCATAGAGACAGCAAACTTACAGAAACGGGTATAAAACAAGCGGAAATTTTGGCGGGAAAATTAAAAAATAAAGACATAAATATCTGCGTAACCTCTCATTTGTCAAGGTCAATAGATACCGCAAAATA
This region of Patescibacteria group bacterium genomic DNA includes:
- a CDS encoding VTT domain-containing protein, which codes for MDLKEILPAIGYLGIFSIVFAESGLFIGFFLPGDSLLFTAGFLASQGIFDIKILALGAFIFAVLGDSVGYEFGKKVGRKLFKRPDSFLFKKENLEKAENFYEKHGKKTIILARFIPIIRTFAPIIAGIGDMHYKTFLSYNVFGGFFWAVGISFAGFWLGNTIPNVDRYLLPIVLGIIIASVAPGFYHILKDKKQRKQLFLFVKDMVSKIVNFTRRG